The genomic stretch GTCGCCCGCGATGATGAGTTTCTGGATCTCGCTGGTGCCCTCGTAGATGCGCAGGAGGCGCTGGTCGCGGTAGTAGCGTTCGACGGGGCTGTCTTTCATGTAGCCCATGCCGCCCGCGACCTGCACGGCCCTGTCGGCCACCTGGGAGAGGGCCTCGGTGGCGTGGTACTTGGCGACAGAGGCCATGCGGCGCACGTCCTGGCCCTGGTCGACCATCCACGCGACTTTCTGCCACAGGACGCGGCTGGTCTGTACGGCGATCTCCATCTCGGCGAGCATGAACTGCACGGCCTGGAACTCCGCGATGGGTTTCCCGAACTGTTCGCGGGCCTGGGCGTGCGCGACGGACAGGTCCAGCAGGCGCTGCATGGCGCCCGTACTGCGCGCGGCGATGCCGACGCGGCCGTTCGTGAGGATGCCCAGCGCCTCGCGGTACCCGAGGTGTTCGGGCCCCAGGAGGTTCGCGGCGGGAATCTCGGCGTCCTGGAAGATGACTTCGGCGCTCAGGGCGCCCTTCTGGCCCATCTTCTCGTCGATCTTGCCGATGCTGACGCCCGGCGTGCTCTGCGGCTCGACGAGAAAGGCGCTCATGCCCTTGCTGCCGCGGGCGGGGTCGGTGACGGCGATGACGGTCAGCAGGCCCGCGATGGGCGCGTTGCTGATGTAGTGCTTGGTGCCGTTCAGGACGTACACGTCGCCCCTCTTCTCGGCGCGGGTGCGGATGTTCGCCGCGTCGCTGCCGGAGCTGGGTTCGGTGATGGCGAAGCCCGCCACGCACTCGCCCGAGGCCATGCGCGGCAGGAAGCGCACCTTCTGATCGTCGGTGCCGAGCTTCACGAGGCCGCTCGTGCCGATGCTGGCGTGCGCGCTGATCACACCGCCGAAGCCCATGTGGCCCATGCCGAGCGCCTCGTATACGGCGCAGCGGCCCAGGGCGCCCAGGCCGACCCCGCCGTACGCCTCGGGGATGCTCAGGCCGAACAGGCCCAGGGCGGCGGCCTCGCGCAGCAGGTCGTCGGGGACGTGGTTGGTCTCCTCGATCTCGTGCGCGCGGGGTTCGACGCGCGTGAGCATGAAGTCGCGGATGGTCGCCTGCATGTCACGCAGGTCGCCGGGCAGCTCGAAGTTCATGTGCCCCCCAGCGTACTCCCTGCGGGCGGAACACCTGCGCGCGCCTGCGCGTGGCACCATGGGTGCAGGAGGTGGCGGGCATGACGGACGGGGACAGGCCGAATGGGGACTGGCTGCTGCGCTCACTGGGGCAGGCGGAGGTGCTGCGCGGCGGCGTGCCGGTCGCGTGGCCCGCGCGCAGCGCGGAGGAACTGCTGTGGTACCTGCACGCGCACCCGGACGGCCGTTACCGGCATGACCTGCTGCGGGACCTGTGGGATCTGGAGGACACCCCGGCCGCCGCGAACCGCTTCCGGGTGG from Deinococcus soli (ex Cha et al. 2016) encodes the following:
- a CDS encoding acyl-CoA dehydrogenase family protein is translated as MNFELPGDLRDMQATIRDFMLTRVEPRAHEIEETNHVPDDLLREAAALGLFGLSIPEAYGGVGLGALGRCAVYEALGMGHMGFGGVISAHASIGTSGLVKLGTDDQKVRFLPRMASGECVAGFAITEPSSGSDAANIRTRAEKRGDVYVLNGTKHYISNAPIAGLLTVIAVTDPARGSKGMSAFLVEPQSTPGVSIGKIDEKMGQKGALSAEVIFQDAEIPAANLLGPEHLGYREALGILTNGRVGIAARSTGAMQRLLDLSVAHAQAREQFGKPIAEFQAVQFMLAEMEIAVQTSRVLWQKVAWMVDQGQDVRRMASVAKYHATEALSQVADRAVQVAGGMGYMKDSPVERYYRDQRLLRIYEGTSEIQKLIIAGDLLR